GGCGACGAGCGCCTCGATGTCGGGATAGCGGGTGCCTTCCAAGTAGAGGCTGCCGTCGGCCTTGACGGAGAGGGTGAGGAAATCGGCGCGGTTGTCCGGCGTGGCGGCGGTGGCGGCGGGGAGGTTGAGGTTGAGCCCCTTGAGGCGCACCATGTTCAGGCTCACCAGCATCATGACGGCGAGCAGGAAGAACATGATGTCGATCAGGGGGATGATCTCGATGCGGGCCTTCTTACGCGGCTGTGGCGTGACCAAGTTCATGGTGGATGGCGGCACTGGCGGCGGCCGGCGCGGCGGTTTCGGGTTGGTTGTCGCCGGCGGCCGTGGCGGCGGTGGCGGGCGCCTCGGTGATTTCGCGGACACGGATCGCCCCGAGCGCGATCTCGATGTTGTTGGCGGCGGTCTGGAGGTGGAACGTGAGGCGGGCGAGGCGGGAGTTGAAATAAGAGAAAGGCAGCAGCGTGAGCATGGCGATGGCAAGGCCGGCGGCGGTCGCGATCAGGGCTTCCGCGATGCCGCCGCTGACGTTGATGGCGGCCACTTCCGCGTCGCCCACAAACTGGAATGCGCGCATGATGCCGGTGACGGTGCCGAGCAGGCCGAGGAGGGGGGCGAGGGTGATGATGACGTCGAGGACATTGAGGAAGCGCCCGGCCCGCTCGAGCTCGGCGGCGGCGGAGTTTTGCAGCGCGACCTTGAATTCGGCGTCGCGGTGTTCGAGCCCGTGCGAGATGACGCGGAGCACGGGATCGGAGGAGCCGGCCGCAAGCGCGGCGGCCTGGCCTACGCGGCCGTTTTCGAGCGCGGCGTAAACCCCGGCGCGCGCGCGCCTGTCGGAACGCAGATGGAAATGAACCCACCAGCGGGTGCGTTCGGCGATGACGGTCAGCGCGGCCAGCGACGTGGCCAGAATGGGCCACATGATCGGGCCGCCTTTGATGAAGGTGTCGATGACGAGATTGGACATGA
This genomic stretch from Termitidicoccus mucosus harbors:
- a CDS encoding ExbD/TolR family protein translates to MNLVTPQPRKKARIEIIPLIDIMFFLLAVMMLVSLNMVRLKGLNLNLPAATAATPDNRADFLTLSVKADGSLYLEGTRYPDIEALVAELARQKSAAPDVRVYIQGDTAASHGDVIAVLDRVHAAGIQKVAFQTKAQPSATAQP
- a CDS encoding MotA/TolQ/ExbB proton channel family protein, which translates into the protein MSNLVIDTFIKGGPIMWPILATSLAALTVIAERTRWWVHFHLRSDRRARAGVYAALENGRVGQAAALAAGSSDPVLRVISHGLEHRDAEFKVALQNSAAAELERAGRFLNVLDVIITLAPLLGLLGTVTGIMRAFQFVGDAEVAAINVSGGIAEALIATAAGLAIAMLTLLPFSYFNSRLARLTFHLQTAANNIEIALGAIRVREITEAPATAATAAGDNQPETAAPAAASAAIHHELGHATAA